From the genome of Rathayibacter sp. VKM Ac-2759, one region includes:
- a CDS encoding ABC transporter ATP-binding protein, whose protein sequence is MSMEGAAWSSLYKISTVRDGKRGISRESVRRIMTFAVPYRSQLLVFITLSIAGAFLAVATPVLAGQVVDVIVARGAVGTIVWLAVVIALVAVADAAVSLVTRWYSARIGEGVILDLRTAVFNHVQKMPIAFFTRTRTGALVSRLNNDVIGAQQAFSGTLSGVVTNLVALILTLIVMLSTSWLVTVLAVVMLPIFLVPARRMGGRLAALRREAADHNSAMSTQMTERFSAPGATLVKLFGRPEEEAEEFRTRAARVRDIGVRSTMLQFVFFTALMLVSALALALVYGLGGSLALGGGLDTGEVVTLALLLTRLYAPLTSLANARVEIMSAVVSFERVFEVLDLEPLIQEKPDAVTVPDGPVSVEFDDVRFAYPSADKVSLASLEEVSTLDTRGGEEVLHGVSFRIEPGQTVALVGTSGAGKSTIAQLLSRLYDVDSGAVRLAGTDVRDVTFASLRHTLGMVTQDGHLFHETILSNLRLARPEASDDEVWDAVRRARLEPLIRSLPDQLDTMVGERGYRLSGGERQRMTIARLLLAQPRVVILDEATAALDSTSEAAVQAALSEALEGRTAMVIAHRLSTIRSADLILVIEDGAIVERGTHDELLAAAGRYEELHRTQFAVQKNVAAEEEALSGT, encoded by the coding sequence ATGAGCATGGAAGGCGCGGCCTGGAGCTCGCTGTACAAGATCTCGACCGTCAGGGACGGCAAGCGCGGCATCTCGCGGGAGTCGGTGCGGCGGATCATGACGTTCGCGGTGCCCTACCGGTCGCAGCTGCTGGTCTTCATCACCCTGTCGATCGCGGGAGCCTTCCTCGCAGTCGCGACGCCGGTGCTCGCCGGCCAGGTGGTCGACGTCATCGTCGCCCGGGGCGCGGTCGGCACGATCGTGTGGCTCGCCGTCGTCATCGCCCTCGTGGCCGTGGCGGACGCCGCCGTGTCACTCGTGACGCGCTGGTACTCCGCGCGGATCGGCGAGGGCGTGATCCTCGACCTCCGCACCGCCGTCTTCAACCACGTGCAGAAGATGCCGATCGCGTTCTTCACCCGCACCCGGACAGGCGCCCTCGTGAGCCGCCTCAACAACGACGTGATCGGCGCCCAGCAGGCCTTCAGCGGCACGCTGTCCGGCGTGGTCACGAACCTCGTGGCGCTGATCCTCACCCTGATCGTCATGCTCAGCACGTCCTGGCTCGTCACGGTCCTCGCCGTGGTCATGCTCCCGATCTTCCTGGTGCCCGCGCGCCGGATGGGCGGCCGCCTCGCAGCGCTCCGGCGCGAGGCCGCCGACCACAACTCCGCCATGAGCACGCAGATGACCGAGCGCTTCTCGGCGCCCGGCGCCACCCTCGTCAAGCTGTTCGGCCGGCCCGAGGAGGAGGCCGAGGAGTTCCGCACCCGCGCCGCCCGCGTCCGCGACATCGGGGTCCGGAGCACGATGCTGCAGTTCGTCTTCTTCACCGCACTGATGCTCGTCTCCGCTCTCGCCCTCGCGCTCGTGTACGGGCTCGGCGGCTCCCTCGCGCTCGGCGGCGGGCTCGACACCGGCGAGGTGGTCACCCTGGCGCTCCTGCTCACCCGCCTCTACGCGCCGCTGACGAGCCTGGCGAACGCCCGCGTGGAGATCATGAGCGCGGTGGTGAGCTTCGAGCGCGTCTTCGAGGTGCTGGACCTCGAACCGCTCATCCAGGAGAAGCCCGACGCCGTCACCGTCCCCGACGGCCCGGTGTCCGTCGAGTTCGACGACGTCCGCTTCGCCTACCCGTCGGCCGACAAGGTGTCCCTCGCCTCCCTCGAGGAGGTCTCGACGCTCGACACCCGCGGGGGCGAGGAGGTGCTCCACGGCGTGTCCTTCAGGATCGAGCCGGGGCAGACCGTCGCCCTCGTCGGCACGTCCGGCGCCGGCAAGTCCACGATCGCGCAGCTCCTCTCGCGCCTGTACGACGTCGACAGCGGCGCGGTGCGGCTCGCCGGGACGGACGTCCGCGACGTCACGTTCGCCTCGCTGCGGCACACCCTGGGCATGGTGACGCAGGACGGCCACCTGTTCCACGAGACGATCCTCTCCAACCTGCGCCTCGCGAGGCCGGAGGCGTCCGACGACGAGGTGTGGGACGCCGTCCGCCGGGCGCGACTCGAGCCGCTCATCCGGTCGCTGCCGGACCAGCTCGACACCATGGTCGGAGAACGCGGCTACCGGCTGTCCGGCGGCGAGCGCCAGCGGATGACCATCGCGCGGCTCCTGCTCGCCCAGCCGCGCGTCGTCATCCTCGACGAGGCGACGGCGGCACTGGACTCGACGTCGGAGGCCGCCGTGCAGGCGGCGCTCAGCGAGGCGCTCGAGGGACGGACGGCGATGGTGATCGCCCACCGACTCTCCACCATCCGCAGCGCAGACCTGATCCTCGTGATCGAGGACGGCGCGATCGTGGAGCGCGGGACGCACGACGAGCTGCTCGCTGCGGCCGGCCGGTACGAGGAGCTGCACCGGACCCAGTTCGCCGTGCAGAAGAACGTCGCCGCCGAGGAGGAGGCGCTGAGCGGGACCTGA
- a CDS encoding FAD-binding domain-containing protein, whose amino-acid sequence MFIPTRAAGLEALDDFVARAGSAYARDRNHDLGPSRDNVSGLSPYLRHRLVTEREVVAAVLARHSLSAAEKFVQEVFWRTYWKGWLEQNPEVWRRYRREVDDVAAGGLPSGYADAISGRSGIEAMDAWVRELVETGYLHNHTRMWFASIWIFTLGLPWQLGADLFYRHLLDGDAASNTLSWRWVAGLQTPGKTYLASASNIARYTEGRFSPSGLATTAPALTEEPFPPREAIEPDDVVGTIGARPGLLLHEEDLDAGSLLAEQPGLAERLVSSAAFADAQERSPFAVSDAVSAFTAAAVADAAARAEDGSGGPARVLADARPATVVDWARSERLDTVVVPYPPVGPVRERLETLRSALAGEGVALVTVRRRWDSTAWPSASRGFFPFRKRIPALVRHLEDPADAVRLF is encoded by the coding sequence ATGTTCATCCCGACCAGAGCCGCCGGTCTCGAGGCGCTCGACGATTTCGTCGCCCGAGCCGGCAGCGCGTACGCGCGCGATCGCAATCACGACCTCGGACCGTCCCGGGACAACGTGTCCGGGCTCTCCCCGTACCTCCGCCATCGACTGGTGACCGAGCGGGAGGTCGTCGCCGCGGTCCTCGCGCGTCACAGCCTCTCCGCAGCCGAGAAGTTCGTCCAGGAGGTGTTCTGGCGCACCTACTGGAAGGGCTGGCTCGAGCAGAACCCGGAGGTGTGGCGCCGCTACCGCCGCGAGGTCGACGACGTCGCCGCGGGCGGTCTCCCGTCGGGATACGCCGACGCGATCAGCGGGCGGAGCGGGATCGAGGCGATGGACGCGTGGGTGCGCGAGCTCGTCGAGACCGGCTACCTCCACAATCACACGCGCATGTGGTTCGCGAGCATCTGGATCTTCACCCTCGGCCTGCCCTGGCAGCTCGGCGCCGACCTCTTCTACCGGCACCTGCTCGACGGCGACGCCGCGTCGAACACCCTGTCGTGGCGGTGGGTCGCCGGTCTGCAGACCCCGGGGAAGACGTACCTGGCGTCCGCCTCCAACATCGCCCGGTACACGGAGGGCCGCTTCTCGCCGAGCGGCCTCGCCACCACGGCGCCCGCGCTCACCGAGGAGCCGTTCCCTCCCCGGGAGGCGATCGAGCCGGACGACGTCGTCGGGACCATCGGCGCTCGCCCCGGCCTCCTGCTGCACGAGGAGGATCTCGATGCGGGAAGCCTGCTCGCCGAGCAGCCGGGGCTGGCGGAGCGACTCGTCTCGAGCGCGGCGTTCGCCGACGCCCAGGAGCGCTCCCCGTTCGCGGTCTCCGACGCGGTGAGCGCCTTCACGGCAGCCGCCGTCGCCGATGCAGCGGCGAGAGCGGAGGACGGGAGCGGCGGACCGGCGCGAGTGCTGGCCGATGCGCGGCCCGCGACCGTCGTCGACTGGGCGAGGTCCGAGCGGCTCGACACCGTGGTGGTGCCCTACCCGCCGGTCGGTCCGGTTCGCGAGCGACTGGAGACGCTCCGCTCCGCCCTCGCCGGCGAAGGCGTCGCTCTCGTCACCGTGCGCCGCCGCTGGGACAGCACCGCGTGGCCGTCGGCGTCGCGGGGGTTCTTCCCCTTCCGGAAGCGCATCCCGGCGCTGGTGCGTCACCTGGAGGATCCGGCCGACGCCGTCCGGCTGTTCTGA
- a CDS encoding YetF domain-containing protein — protein MWFDTWSDVIRTLVLGAASYVTLVALLRFSGKRTLSQLNAFDFVVTVALGSTLATILLSSDVSWAEGAAALLLLAGLQFVVAWSTARWQRLRGLVTSSPRVLLRDGVLDAVAVRSVRLTDAEVRQAVRSSGSGDLSSIAAVVLETNGTLSVIPRVSFGNGSAMADLDA, from the coding sequence ATGTGGTTCGACACCTGGTCCGACGTCATCCGTACGCTCGTTCTGGGTGCGGCGTCCTACGTGACGCTGGTCGCGCTGCTGCGGTTCTCGGGGAAGAGGACGCTGAGTCAGCTGAACGCGTTCGACTTCGTGGTGACGGTCGCGCTCGGGTCCACGCTCGCGACGATCCTCCTCAGCAGCGACGTGTCCTGGGCGGAAGGGGCAGCAGCCCTGCTTCTGCTGGCCGGGCTGCAATTCGTCGTGGCCTGGTCGACCGCGCGGTGGCAGCGTTTGCGGGGACTGGTCACGTCCTCCCCGCGGGTGCTTCTGCGCGACGGGGTCCTCGACGCGGTGGCTGTGCGCTCGGTCCGCCTGACGGATGCTGAGGTGCGTCAGGCGGTGCGCTCCAGCGGATCCGGCGACCTGTCCTCGATCGCTGCCGTCGTCCTGGAGACCAACGGAACCCTCAGCGTCATCCCTCGCGTCTCCTTCGGGAACGGCTCCGCGATGGCCGACCTCGACGCCTGA
- a CDS encoding potassium transporter TrkG: MAISPLAHVSPALLALGIFFAVAVLFTVLLSLPFSAADGRATPLHDALFTAFSAVTVTGLVSVETATHWSFFGQLVILLAVQTGGLGIVTIALLLARAVTRSFGVRSRIFAQQGIGTSKLGEVQSLLRIVVVTTLAIEAALAAVLLPAFVLAEDSVPLGIWHAVFYSVSAFNNAGFAANEGGLAAFDGNLFILIPIMIGVFIGSFGFPVFLVLMMSRHHWRRWSLHAKLTMTVTTGLLVVGAVLWGVLEWSNTATIGGMSAGEKILHALFSSVMMRSGGFSLLDTGASEPITLLATDALMFVGGGSASTAGGIKVTTIAILFLAIVAEAKGDRDVMIFGRTLPQGALRVAISVTFLGATLVLGGTAAIMLVSDEPLDRILFEVISAFATCGLSVGLSEQLPPAGQYILAALMFAGRIGPIGLASALAIRRRNLLYRYPEETPVIG; the protein is encoded by the coding sequence ATGGCGATCAGCCCGCTCGCGCACGTCTCCCCCGCGCTGCTGGCGCTCGGCATCTTCTTCGCCGTCGCCGTGCTCTTCACGGTGCTCCTGTCCCTGCCGTTCTCCGCCGCGGACGGACGAGCGACCCCGCTGCACGACGCGCTCTTCACCGCCTTCTCCGCCGTGACGGTCACCGGCCTCGTCTCGGTGGAGACGGCCACCCACTGGTCGTTCTTCGGTCAGCTCGTGATCCTGCTCGCGGTTCAGACGGGCGGTCTGGGCATCGTGACGATCGCGCTGCTGCTGGCGCGCGCGGTCACGCGCAGCTTCGGCGTCCGCTCGCGGATCTTCGCCCAGCAGGGCATCGGCACGAGCAAGCTCGGCGAGGTGCAGTCGCTGCTGCGCATCGTCGTGGTGACGACGCTCGCGATCGAGGCGGCCCTCGCGGCCGTGCTGCTGCCGGCGTTCGTCCTGGCGGAGGACTCGGTGCCGCTCGGGATCTGGCACGCGGTCTTCTACTCGGTCTCGGCGTTCAACAACGCCGGCTTCGCCGCCAACGAGGGCGGCCTCGCGGCGTTCGACGGGAACCTGTTCATCCTCATCCCGATCATGATCGGCGTCTTCATCGGCAGCTTCGGATTCCCCGTCTTCCTGGTGCTCATGATGAGTCGGCACCACTGGCGGCGCTGGTCGCTGCACGCGAAGCTCACCATGACCGTCACCACAGGGCTCCTCGTCGTCGGCGCCGTGCTCTGGGGCGTGCTCGAGTGGAGCAACACCGCGACCATCGGGGGCATGAGTGCGGGCGAGAAGATCCTCCATGCCCTGTTCTCTTCCGTGATGATGCGCTCGGGCGGCTTCTCCCTCCTCGACACTGGGGCGTCCGAGCCGATCACGCTGCTCGCGACCGACGCGCTGATGTTCGTGGGCGGTGGCTCGGCCTCGACCGCCGGCGGGATCAAGGTCACGACGATCGCGATCCTGTTCCTCGCGATCGTCGCCGAGGCCAAGGGCGACCGTGACGTGATGATCTTCGGCCGCACCCTCCCCCAGGGTGCCCTCCGCGTCGCGATCAGCGTCACGTTCCTCGGCGCGACCCTGGTCCTGGGAGGAACCGCGGCGATCATGCTCGTCAGCGACGAGCCCCTCGACCGGATCCTCTTCGAGGTCATCTCCGCCTTCGCCACCTGCGGACTCAGCGTCGGGCTGAGCGAGCAGCTGCCACCAGCCGGGCAGTACATCCTCGCCGCGCTGATGTTCGCCGGCCGGATCGGCCCGATCGGCCTCGCCTCAGCGCTGGCGATCAGGCGGAGGAACCTCCTCTACCGATATCCGGAGGAGACCCCGGTCATCGGCTGA
- a CDS encoding DUF4394 domain-containing protein — protein sequence MRKSFTVGIAAVAVAGVMAVAPVMAGASSVAPAAATGDSSSASVNAAAKNLVSAARSVAGTLRVVGLADGGTELVQFNPLKPGRITGSVAVSGLTGGDTALVGIDYRVQDGNLYGVGDNAASAGVYSINASTGVATQVTRLTVALSGTTFGVDFNPAANALRVVSDTGQNLRQPFATPGAATVADGALSYAAPATATGVNGAAYTNNDLDPDTATTLFVLDTALDQVAIQSPANAGSLAPTGKLGVDAAGVTGFDIYSVLRDGSSVGSIGLAAVNGSLYQVGLLDGTATSLGALGADVTDIAIPLVQR from the coding sequence ATGAGAAAGTCCTTCACAGTCGGCATCGCCGCCGTCGCCGTCGCCGGTGTGATGGCCGTGGCACCCGTGATGGCCGGCGCGAGCAGTGTCGCTCCCGCCGCCGCGACCGGTGATTCCAGCAGCGCGTCGGTCAACGCCGCCGCCAAGAACCTCGTCAGCGCCGCCCGGTCGGTGGCGGGCACGCTGCGCGTCGTCGGTCTGGCCGACGGCGGCACCGAGCTGGTGCAGTTCAATCCCCTCAAGCCCGGCAGGATCACGGGCAGCGTCGCCGTGAGCGGCCTGACGGGCGGAGACACCGCGCTCGTCGGCATCGACTACCGGGTCCAGGACGGCAACCTCTACGGAGTCGGCGACAACGCGGCGAGCGCCGGCGTCTACTCCATCAACGCGAGCACCGGAGTGGCCACCCAGGTCACCCGGCTCACCGTGGCGCTGAGCGGCACCACCTTCGGCGTCGACTTCAACCCGGCCGCCAACGCCCTCCGCGTCGTCAGCGACACCGGGCAGAACCTCCGTCAGCCGTTCGCCACCCCCGGCGCGGCGACGGTGGCCGACGGCGCGCTGAGCTACGCGGCGCCCGCCACCGCCACGGGCGTCAACGGGGCCGCGTACACCAACAACGATCTCGACCCGGACACGGCGACCACCCTGTTCGTCCTCGACACGGCTCTCGACCAGGTCGCCATCCAGTCCCCCGCGAACGCGGGATCGCTGGCACCGACCGGCAAGCTCGGCGTCGACGCCGCGGGCGTGACGGGCTTCGACATCTACTCCGTCCTCCGCGACGGCAGCTCGGTCGGCTCGATCGGCCTCGCCGCCGTCAACGGGTCGCTCTACCAGGTCGGCCTGCTCGACGGCACCGCCACCTCGCTCGGTGCCCTCGGCGCAGACGTCACCGACATCGCGATCCCGCTCGTCCAGCGCTGA
- a CDS encoding MarR family transcriptional regulator has protein sequence MTVSDETAEATLRVSRSLLGVIARSLGDALERVTLPQFRVLVLLISRGPLRMRDLADSMGAVPSTFTRVVDRLESSGWVARSPGSSDRREVLISATPAARQLVDEVTERRRRRIAAILSELSSAEQEQLRDAFLLFTTAAGEPAAEDLLIMGL, from the coding sequence ATGACAGTGAGCGACGAGACGGCGGAGGCCACTCTGCGGGTGTCACGATCCCTCCTGGGTGTGATCGCTCGGTCCCTCGGTGACGCTCTCGAGAGGGTGACCCTGCCGCAGTTCCGCGTGCTGGTGCTGCTGATCTCGAGGGGGCCGCTGCGGATGCGCGATCTCGCCGACTCGATGGGGGCCGTCCCGTCGACGTTCACCCGGGTCGTCGACCGCTTGGAGAGCAGCGGCTGGGTCGCGCGATCCCCGGGTAGCTCCGATCGGCGTGAGGTGCTCATCAGCGCCACTCCCGCGGCACGGCAGCTCGTGGACGAGGTCACCGAGCGCCGGCGACGCCGGATCGCCGCGATCCTCAGCGAGCTGAGCTCCGCAGAGCAAGAGCAGCTGCGCGACGCGTTCCTGCTGTTCACCACCGCCGCAGGAGAACCCGCGGCGGAAGACCTTCTGATCATGGGACTGTGA
- a CDS encoding BCCT family transporter — translation MPEHDLPATAGSTPSARADVTASPSLARWVFWPAAVIVLAIVAFAIIAPDAATSVFSTLQTTVVNTFSWYYVLIAAVFVAFAIWMGVSRFGDIKLGKDDDEPEFSLLAWIALLFAAGMGIGLVFYGVAEPLNHFASPRPGVTGTETQLAQNALTQTYLHWGVHAWSIYVVVGLALAYAIHRRKRPVSIRWALEPLLGKRVRGGWGNAIDVVALVGTIFGVATSLGLGVTQISAGLEAAGLVESSLTIQLIVIAVITGVTILSLISGVGKGMKWLSTGNLLLAAALLVFVLFAGPTQFLLREFVQSLGNYLQNFVGLTFTVSAFAGQEGEAWQASWTTFYWGWWMSWAPFVGIFIARVSKGRTVREFVAGVLLVPTIMTFLWFSVLGGTALYRELYGDGGLVGADGAVDSNSALFSMLQGLPAGTVMTFGAILLIGVFFVTSADSGSLVMSMIATGGSADPRNGVRVFFAVVTSLLAIALLLAGGLDALQTAAILSALPFSVVMILMCVATVIAFRREIRAYDKARRAAFVGDIGSFYGLEVEEPAEREPAHFLRTVKRRITREQPPTPPARQDED, via the coding sequence ATGCCTGAGCACGACCTCCCCGCTACCGCGGGGAGCACACCCTCGGCCCGCGCGGACGTGACCGCTTCCCCCTCCCTCGCGCGCTGGGTGTTCTGGCCCGCCGCCGTCATCGTGCTGGCGATCGTCGCCTTCGCGATCATCGCGCCGGACGCGGCGACGAGCGTCTTCTCGACGCTGCAGACGACGGTCGTGAACACCTTCAGCTGGTACTACGTGCTGATCGCGGCGGTGTTCGTCGCGTTCGCGATCTGGATGGGCGTCAGCCGGTTCGGCGACATCAAGCTCGGCAAGGACGACGACGAGCCCGAGTTCTCCCTCCTCGCCTGGATCGCTCTGCTCTTCGCGGCCGGAATGGGCATCGGTCTCGTCTTCTACGGGGTCGCGGAGCCGCTGAACCACTTCGCCAGCCCGCGCCCGGGCGTGACCGGAACCGAGACGCAGCTCGCGCAGAACGCCCTGACCCAGACCTACCTGCACTGGGGTGTGCACGCCTGGTCCATCTACGTCGTCGTGGGCCTCGCCCTGGCCTACGCGATCCACCGGCGCAAGCGCCCGGTGTCGATCCGCTGGGCGCTCGAGCCGCTGCTCGGCAAGCGCGTGCGCGGAGGCTGGGGCAATGCGATCGACGTCGTCGCTCTCGTCGGGACGATCTTCGGAGTCGCGACTTCGCTGGGCCTCGGCGTGACTCAGATCTCGGCGGGCCTGGAAGCCGCGGGACTGGTCGAGTCCTCCCTCACGATCCAGCTCATCGTCATCGCCGTCATCACCGGAGTGACGATCCTCTCCCTCATCTCGGGGGTCGGCAAGGGTATGAAATGGCTCTCCACGGGCAACCTCCTGCTCGCCGCGGCACTGCTGGTCTTCGTCCTCTTCGCGGGCCCGACCCAGTTCCTGCTGCGCGAGTTCGTGCAGTCGCTGGGCAACTACCTGCAGAACTTCGTCGGCCTCACCTTCACCGTGAGCGCCTTCGCCGGCCAGGAGGGCGAGGCCTGGCAGGCCTCCTGGACGACGTTCTACTGGGGCTGGTGGATGTCGTGGGCGCCCTTCGTCGGCATCTTCATCGCCCGCGTCTCCAAGGGCCGCACCGTCCGCGAGTTCGTCGCAGGCGTGCTGCTGGTGCCGACGATCATGACGTTCCTCTGGTTCAGCGTCCTTGGCGGCACGGCCCTCTACCGCGAGCTCTACGGCGACGGCGGCCTCGTCGGCGCCGACGGCGCGGTGGACTCGAACTCGGCGCTGTTCTCGATGCTCCAGGGCCTCCCCGCCGGCACCGTCATGACCTTCGGCGCGATCCTGCTGATCGGGGTGTTCTTCGTCACCTCCGCCGACTCCGGCTCGCTCGTGATGTCGATGATCGCGACCGGCGGGTCCGCCGACCCGCGCAACGGCGTCAGGGTGTTCTTCGCCGTCGTCACCTCCCTCCTGGCGATCGCCCTACTACTCGCCGGCGGGCTGGACGCCCTGCAGACGGCCGCGATCCTCTCGGCGCTGCCGTTCAGCGTGGTGATGATCCTGATGTGCGTCGCGACCGTGATCGCCTTCCGGCGCGAGATCCGCGCCTACGACAAAGCCCGCCGTGCCGCGTTCGTCGGCGACATCGGCTCGTTCTACGGCCTCGAGGTGGAGGAGCCGGCCGAGCGAGAGCCGGCGCACTTCCTCCGCACGGTGAAGCGCCGCATCACGCGAGAGCAGCCCCCGACACCGCCCGCCCGGCAGGACGAGGACTAG
- a CDS encoding LysE family translocator yields the protein MTLPEHFPAFVLASVALIVVPGPSVLFTISRSIAFGRRAGVLSVIGNAIGVTPAVLAVAFGVGAVIASSIVAFTVLKIAGAVYLVWLGVQAIRHRHAHAGTTPLAPASSWTLLRQGFVVSLTNPKTIAFFVAVLPQFVDPAAGPVWMQLILLGLTFQALALLCDSVWALAAGTARAWFASSPRRMSTLTGTGGAMMIGLGGALALSGSRS from the coding sequence ATGACCCTCCCCGAGCACTTCCCGGCGTTCGTCCTGGCCTCGGTCGCGCTGATCGTGGTTCCCGGGCCGAGTGTCCTCTTCACCATCAGCCGATCGATCGCCTTCGGTCGCCGAGCGGGCGTGCTGAGCGTGATCGGGAACGCGATCGGAGTCACACCGGCGGTTCTGGCGGTCGCGTTCGGAGTCGGTGCTGTCATCGCCTCCTCGATCGTCGCCTTCACGGTCCTCAAGATCGCGGGCGCCGTCTACCTGGTCTGGCTCGGGGTCCAGGCGATCCGCCACCGCCACGCGCACGCCGGCACGACCCCCCTCGCGCCCGCGTCCTCGTGGACTCTCCTGCGCCAAGGGTTCGTCGTCTCGCTGACGAATCCGAAGACGATCGCGTTCTTCGTCGCCGTCCTGCCGCAGTTCGTGGACCCGGCCGCGGGCCCCGTCTGGATGCAGCTGATCCTCCTCGGCCTCACCTTCCAGGCTCTCGCACTGCTCTGCGACAGCGTGTGGGCCCTCGCCGCGGGCACGGCGCGCGCCTGGTTCGCCTCCTCTCCCCGGCGGATGTCGACTCTCACCGGCACGGGCGGCGCCATGATGATCGGTCTCGGCGGCGCGCTCGCACTGTCCGGCTCAAGGAGCTGA